Proteins encoded in a region of the Mercenaria mercenaria strain notata chromosome 1, MADL_Memer_1, whole genome shotgun sequence genome:
- the LOC123532872 gene encoding uncharacterized protein LOC123532872 isoform X1 — protein MSERNSPSNFKLLSRQTTGEISQLNGEANLEKMMSPSARKVTSPTARQSPPRTSSRQSTSSQSMTSSRLSMATTTVESDTASEFEPLFQSRWDDETEMDKGLKILKRKHAATVRLRKLNDVYDRLLVDKIRVLDTNLSHVEKELTKETRFIKEEIREFKPVLQFPRIDSATPVESRSSSRLSGRNQTDKLCQSCMFDSTNTNLRCRHFPCYLPATYNSITFTSKPQTYSVVSNYNQLLQRCKDLRPSTSHTRQNMKKDEVNIETEPHPPRNSTKEKIRGLKQLVKEMKERNEKTKPRDWAVNYGDPVPRRIILKPVKTI, from the exons ATGTCAGAGCGGAATTCACCGTCAAACTTTAAACTTCTTTCACGCCAGACGACTGGAGAAATATCTCAATTAAACGGAGAAgctaatttagaaaaaatgatgtcTCCATCAGCACGGAAAGTGACGTCGCCAACGGCACGCCAGTCGCCTCCGCGTACAAGTTCAAGGCAGTCGACGTCAAGTCAGTCTATGACGTCATCACGACTTTCTATGGCGACAACGACGGTAGAAAGTGACACTGCAAGTGAATT CGAGCCTCTGTTTCAGAGCCGGTGGGACGATGAAACGGAGATGGACAAGGGATTGAAAATTCTAAAGAGAAAACATGCCGCCACCGTTCGTCTCCGAAAACTGAATGATGTGTATGACAGACTGTTGGTCGACAAAATTCGAGTTTTAGATACAAACCTGTCGCATGTTGAAAAGGAATTGACAAAGGAGACGCGTTTTATCAAAGAAGAAATCCGAGAATTCAAGCCTGTTTTACAATTCCCGCGAATCGACTCCGCTACTCCAGTAGAGTCCCGCTCAAGTAGTAGACTAAGCGGTCGAAACCAAACTGATAAGTTATGTCAGTCATGTATGTTCGATTCTACTAATACAAATCTAAGATGCCGACATTTTCCATGTTACTTGCCCGCCACTTATAACAGTATCACTTTTACAAGCAAGCCACAGACATACTCTGTTGTCAGTAATTACAACCAACTCCTTCAACGATGCAAAGACTTGAGACCATCCACATCACATACACGACAGAACATGAAAAAGGATGAAGTAAACATAGAAACAGAACCTCACCCACCGCGTAATTCTACCAAAGAGAAAATACGCGGTCTGAAACAATTAGTCAAGGAAATGAAAGAGCGGAATGAAAAAACGAAGCCACGTGACTGGGCAGTCAATTATGGTGATCCCGTGCCTAGACGCATTATACTAAAACCAGTTAAAACTATATGA
- the LOC123532872 gene encoding uncharacterized protein LOC123532872 isoform X2 yields the protein MAGDLFSIQYKEYYDFRMTTMQLIKKLEPLFQSRWDDETEMDKGLKILKRKHAATVRLRKLNDVYDRLLVDKIRVLDTNLSHVEKELTKETRFIKEEIREFKPVLQFPRIDSATPVESRSSSRLSGRNQTDKLCQSCMFDSTNTNLRCRHFPCYLPATYNSITFTSKPQTYSVVSNYNQLLQRCKDLRPSTSHTRQNMKKDEVNIETEPHPPRNSTKEKIRGLKQLVKEMKERNEKTKPRDWAVNYGDPVPRRIILKPVKTI from the exons ATGGCGGGTGATTTGTTTAGCATACAATACAAGGAATATTATGACTTCAGAATGACGACCATGCAGTTGATTAAGAAACT CGAGCCTCTGTTTCAGAGCCGGTGGGACGATGAAACGGAGATGGACAAGGGATTGAAAATTCTAAAGAGAAAACATGCCGCCACCGTTCGTCTCCGAAAACTGAATGATGTGTATGACAGACTGTTGGTCGACAAAATTCGAGTTTTAGATACAAACCTGTCGCATGTTGAAAAGGAATTGACAAAGGAGACGCGTTTTATCAAAGAAGAAATCCGAGAATTCAAGCCTGTTTTACAATTCCCGCGAATCGACTCCGCTACTCCAGTAGAGTCCCGCTCAAGTAGTAGACTAAGCGGTCGAAACCAAACTGATAAGTTATGTCAGTCATGTATGTTCGATTCTACTAATACAAATCTAAGATGCCGACATTTTCCATGTTACTTGCCCGCCACTTATAACAGTATCACTTTTACAAGCAAGCCACAGACATACTCTGTTGTCAGTAATTACAACCAACTCCTTCAACGATGCAAAGACTTGAGACCATCCACATCACATACACGACAGAACATGAAAAAGGATGAAGTAAACATAGAAACAGAACCTCACCCACCGCGTAATTCTACCAAAGAGAAAATACGCGGTCTGAAACAATTAGTCAAGGAAATGAAAGAGCGGAATGAAAAAACGAAGCCACGTGACTGGGCAGTCAATTATGGTGATCCCGTGCCTAGACGCATTATACTAAAACCAGTTAAAACTATATGA